In Kogia breviceps isolate mKogBre1 chromosome 9, mKogBre1 haplotype 1, whole genome shotgun sequence, a single window of DNA contains:
- the STARD3NL gene encoding STARD3 N-terminal-like protein encodes MNPVPEDMENALMGSQSSHASLRDIHSINPTQLMARIESYEGREKKGISDVRRTFCLFVTFDLLFVTLLWIIELNVNGGIENTLEKEVVRYDYYSSYFDIFLLAVFRFKVLILAYAVCRLRHWWAIALTTAVTSAFLLAKVILSKLFSQGAFGYVLPIISFILAWIETWFLDFKVLPQEAEEENRLLIVQDASERAALIPGGLSDGQFYSPPESEAGSENEAEEKQDSEKPLLEL; translated from the exons atgaaccctgtgCCAGAAGACATGGAGAACGCTCTCATGGGGAGTCAGAGCTCGCACGCTTCCCTGCGCGACATCCATTCCATCAACCCGACGCAACTCATGGCCAGGATCGAGTCCtatgaaggaagggaaaagaaaggcatATCTGATGTCAGGAggactttctgtttgtttgtcaCCTTTGACCTCTTATTTGTAACGTTACTGTGGATAATAGAGTTAAAT gTGAATGGAGGTATTGAGAACACCTTAGAGAAAGAGGTGGTGCGATATGACTACTACTCTTCTTATTTTGATATATTC CTTTTGGCAGTTTTTCGGTTTAAAGTGTTAATACTTGCATATGCCGTGTGCAGACTGCGCCATTGGTGGGCCATAGCG TTGACGACAGCAGTGACCAGTGCCTTTTTACTAGCAAAAGTGATCCTCTCAAAG CTTTTCTCTCAAGGGGCTTTCGGCTACGTGCTACCCATCATTTCCTTCATCCTTGCCTGGATCGAGACGTGGTTCCTGGATTTCAAGGTGTTACCTCAAGaggcagaagaagaaaaca GACTGCTGATAGTTCAGGATGCCTCGGAGAGGGCAGCGCTGATACCTGGTGGTCTTTCTGATGGTCAGTTTTATTCTCCTCCTGAATCTGAAGCAG GATCTGAAAATGAAGCTGAAGAAAAGCAGGACAGTGAAAAACCACTTTTAGAGCTATGA